Genomic segment of Wolbachia endosymbiont (group A) of Longitarsus flavicornis:
TTTCAAAGTCAATTACTAGTGCTTTGAAAGTATCATCTTGTTTAAGTATGCTCTCTATAGAATCTATGTGTTCATTAGCTATTTCACTTATGTGCATTTTTCCTTTTCTGCCATTAAGAAATTCAAGCTCTACAATAGACTTCTCTATTCTTACAACCTTGACATCAACTATAGAACCTTGTTCTAGTTCTGTTATTGAATCAATCATCATACTCTTTGCAATTTCAGCTTCAGTGCCACTTGTGGCAAAAACAGAAACTTTACCATCATCTCCTATTTCAATTTTTGCATTACTTCTTTCACACACACTGCGTATATTTTTTCCTTTAGCACCAATAGCTGCAGAAATTTTGTCTTTATCTATGTAAAATGATAACATCCTTGGTGCATGGTCTTTGACGTCATCACTGTGTTCTGAAATCACTGCATTCATTTTTTCTAAAATATGTAATCTTCCAGCTTTTGCCTGTTCTAAAGATTTTTCAACAATTTCAAAGCTTATACCAGAAATTTTCATGTCCATTTGTAGTGCCGTAACCCCTTCACTAGTTCCTGCTACTTTAAAGTCCATATCACCAAGATAATCTTCATCACCAAGTATATCGGAAAGTATTACATACTCGTCTTTATCTTTGATGAGGCCCATAGCAATTCCAGCAACAGGGGCCTTTATTGGTACACCCGTATCCATTAAAGCAAGAGAAGTCCCACAAACTGTTGCCATAGAAGAAGAACCATCAGATTCCAAAATTTCGGACACTACTCTTATTGTATAAGGAAATTCAGACTTATCGGGTAAAACAGGATGAATTGCTTTCCAAGCAAGTTTGCCATGACCGATTTCTCTTCTTCCTGGTGCACGCGCAGCAGAAGTTTCTCCAACAGCAAATGAGGGAAAGTTATAATGCAACATGAAATGCTCACGTCTATCCCCTTCAATATCATCCACAATTTGCTCATCTTGAGTAGTGCCAAGAGCAGTAACAACCAGTGCCTGAGTATTGCCTCTTGTAAATAGTGCAGAACCGTGAGTTTTGGACAGAATATCAACTTCAACTTCTATCTGACGTATCTCATCATGCTTACGACCGTCTATCCTTACACTTTTCTTCCTAATTATTTCACGTACTAAAGATCTTTCAAAGTTTTTTACTGCATACGTAATTAACTTTTCGTCTTTTCCAGTTTCTTTAAGAGCATTCAATATATTCTCTCTGACCGCTTCTAGAGCTTGAACTCGCTCTTGTTTTACTGTTTGCGAATATGCTTTTTCAAAATCTTTACCGTATTTTTCGAGCTCTTGTGTTATATCTGATGTATCAATAGGGGCAAAGCTCTCAGGTTTATTGCCAATTGTATCAGCAAACTCTTTTATGAGCTTAATGACAGGCTTAAGATGTTCATGGCCAAACTTTATTGCATTAAAAA
This window contains:
- the pnp gene encoding polyribonucleotide nucleotidyltransferase, with translation MFKIIKKSIEWGGRALSLETGKIARQAHGSVVVNYGDTSVLVTVVSKKKEENVDFLPLNVQFIAKSYAMGKIPGGFFKREGKPSDRETLISRVIDRSVRPLFPEGFNDEVSVVCNLLTYDTVNPPEVPALIGTIAALAISGVPFHFTIAGVMVGCDENNNYILNPSVQEMKASSLDLFLSGDENSILMVESEVKELSEENVFNAIKFGHEHLKPVIKLIKEFADTIGNKPESFAPIDTSDITQELEKYGKDFEKAYSQTVKQERVQALEAVRENILNALKETGKDEKLITYAVKNFERSLVREIIRKKSVRIDGRKHDEIRQIEVEVDILSKTHGSALFTRGNTQALVVTALGTTQDEQIVDDIEGDRREHFMLHYNFPSFAVGETSAARAPGRREIGHGKLAWKAIHPVLPDKSEFPYTIRVVSEILESDGSSSMATVCGTSLALMDTGVPIKAPVAGIAMGLIKDKDEYVILSDILGDEDYLGDMDFKVAGTSEGVTALQMDMKISGISFEIVEKSLEQAKAGRLHILEKMNAVISEHSDDVKDHAPRMLSFYIDKDKISAAIGAKGKNIRSVCERSNAKIEIGDDGKVSVFATSGTEAEIAKSMMIDSITELEQGSIVDVKVVRIEKSIVELEFLNGRKGKMHISEIANEHIDSIESILKQDDTFKALVIDFEKGGCPKLSRRRVDQETGEFFEGELYNEERKDGPNDRDNYYNNSFNRKPGGSHHKRPPRPRSGFSNRNRPKFGNNDSSSGFY